From a region of the Synechococcus sp. PCC 7502 genome:
- the trxA gene encoding thioredoxin, translated as MEQNKNCMTELIETANVVIEISDRTFEQEVIQSDLPVIVDFWASWCGPCKIIAPILTDIAQEYSGSVKVVKLNVDDNSETPSQYGIRSIPTLIIFKDGKKVESLVGALPKTSIIKAIQSVLDKI; from the coding sequence ATCGAACAAAATAAAAACTGTATGACGGAATTAATAGAAACGGCAAATGTGGTCATAGAGATTAGCGATCGCACCTTTGAACAGGAAGTAATCCAGAGCGATTTGCCTGTGATCGTAGATTTTTGGGCTAGTTGGTGTGGTCCTTGTAAAATTATTGCCCCAATTTTGACCGATATTGCCCAAGAGTATAGTGGCAGTGTTAAGGTGGTTAAACTGAATGTTGATGATAATTCAGAAACTCCCAGTCAATACGGTATTCGCAGCATTCCAACTTTAATCATTTTCAAAGATGGGAAAAAAGTTGAGTCCCTCGTGGGAGCTTTACCAAAGACGAGTATTATCAAAGCAATACAGAGTGTATTAGACAAGATTTAA
- a CDS encoding alkene reductase, with protein sequence MSTPNLFTPIKLGNLELANRIVMAPLTRGRADVREIPNALMQEYYTQRASAGLIISEATHISPQGRGWFGAPGIYSEAQIQAWQLITQAVHQKGGKFYLQLWHMGRASHPDFQPNGELPVSASAIAIRGEVSTPSGKKPHVAPRALEIAEIPQIVQDYVVAAKNAIAAGFDGVEIHGANGYLIDQFLRDGSNQRTDDYGGSIENRARFLLEVTGAVVDAIGGDRVALRLSPTNTYNDMSDRDPVATFTYAVEKLNAFGLAYLHILEALPGHPLAAEGTRVSPHLRKIFKGLYMLNGGYDQQTGEAAIANGEADLIAYGVPFIANPDLVERFRLGSALNPPDQSTFYTHGAEGYIDYPTLS encoded by the coding sequence ATGAGTACGCCAAACCTATTTACCCCGATTAAACTTGGTAATCTTGAACTTGCCAACCGTATAGTCATGGCACCACTTACCCGTGGACGGGCGGATGTACGGGAAATTCCCAATGCCTTGATGCAGGAGTACTATACCCAACGAGCAAGTGCAGGGCTGATTATTTCCGAGGCTACTCATATTTCCCCCCAAGGTAGAGGCTGGTTTGGTGCACCCGGTATTTATTCGGAGGCGCAAATTCAAGCTTGGCAGCTAATTACGCAGGCAGTACATCAAAAAGGTGGGAAATTTTACTTGCAACTTTGGCACATGGGTCGAGCCTCTCATCCCGATTTTCAACCTAATGGGGAACTGCCCGTGTCTGCTTCAGCGATCGCCATTAGAGGAGAAGTTTCAACTCCTTCTGGGAAGAAACCCCATGTTGCGCCCCGTGCCTTAGAAATTGCTGAAATTCCCCAAATTGTTCAAGATTATGTGGTTGCTGCTAAAAATGCGATCGCTGCGGGTTTTGATGGCGTAGAAATTCATGGAGCTAATGGTTATTTAATCGATCAGTTTTTACGGGATGGCTCTAATCAACGCACCGACGACTATGGGGGTAGTATCGAGAATCGTGCCAGGTTTCTATTGGAAGTTACGGGTGCTGTGGTGGATGCGATCGGTGGTGATCGAGTCGCCCTAAGACTTTCCCCAACGAATACTTACAATGATATGAGCGATCGTGATCCTGTTGCCACATTTACCTATGCTGTGGAAAAATTAAATGCCTTTGGTTTAGCATATTTACATATTTTAGAAGCTCTACCCGGACATCCTTTAGCTGCCGAAGGCACAAGAGTTTCTCCCCATTTACGCAAAATTTTTAAGGGTTTATACATGCTCAATGGTGGTTACGATCAACAAACTGGGGAAGCAGCGATCGCTAACGGTGAAGCAGACCTAATTGCCTATGGGGTACCGTTTATTGCCAATCCAGACTTAGTGGAAAGGTTCCGTCTTGGATCAGCCTTAAATCCACCCGATCAATCAACTTTTTATACCCACGGAGCAGAGGGCTATATTGACTATCCTACGCTTTCTTAA
- a CDS encoding YccF domain-containing protein: protein MSLILNILWLICGGLIVGIVYMVGGLLLCLTIIGIPFGLQCIKLGAATMTPFGKQLVESPHAYSPLSTVFNIIWVIFFGIPIALAHITHAIPLFISIIGIPFGIQHIKLVPLALFPFGRDLV from the coding sequence ATGAGTTTAATCTTAAATATCCTCTGGCTAATCTGTGGTGGTCTGATTGTTGGAATTGTTTATATGGTCGGCGGTTTGCTGCTATGTCTAACTATCATTGGCATTCCCTTTGGGTTGCAGTGCATAAAACTTGGGGCAGCAACTATGACCCCATTTGGCAAGCAGTTAGTGGAATCTCCCCATGCCTACAGCCCTTTAAGTACTGTATTTAATATTATTTGGGTCATATTTTTTGGTATTCCGATCGCTCTAGCTCATATTACCCATGCCATTCCTTTATTCATCTCGATTATTGGGATTCCCTTCGGCATACAGCACATTAAGCTAGTACCTTTGGCTCTTTTCCCCTTTGGACGAGATTTAGTATAA